In one window of Arachis ipaensis cultivar K30076 chromosome B06, Araip1.1, whole genome shotgun sequence DNA:
- the LOC107648644 gene encoding syntaxin-71, with product MSVIDLLTRVDSICKKYDKYDVDRQKDANISGDDAFARLYAVVDADIEAALQKAEQASKEKGKASAVAINAEIRRTKARLLEEVPKLQRLAMKKVKGLSSQEFAARNDLVLALPERIQAIPDGTPAAPKQTGGWTASASRPEIKFDSDGRFDDEYFQQTEESSRFRQEYEMRRMKQDQGLDVIAEGLDTLKNMASDMNEELDRQVPLMDEIDTKVDKASSDLKNTNVRLKDTVMQLRSSRNFCIDIVLLIIILGIAAYLYNVLKK from the exons ATGAGCGTCATCGACCTCCTCACCAGAGTCGACTCCATTTGCAAGAAGTACGACAAGTACGACGTCGACAGGCAGAAGGACGCCAACATCTCCGGTGACGATGCCTTCGCCAGGCTCTACGCCGTCGTCGACGCTGACATCGAGGCTGCGCTTCAG AAAGCAGAACAAGCTTCGAAGGAGAAAGGTAAGGCATCTGCTGTAGCGATTAATGCGGAGATTCGTCGTACCAAGGCTAGATTACTGGAAGAGGTCCCTAAACTGCAGAGGCTGGCTATGAAAAAG GTAAAGGGGCTTTCATCGCAAGAATTTGCTGCCCGTAATGATCTAGTTCTTGCATTGCCAGAGAGGATACAAGCTATCCCAGACGGGACCCCTGCAGCACCCAAGCAAACTGGTGGTTGGACAGCTTCTGCATCACGTCCTGAAATCAAATTCGATTCTG ATGGGCGATTTGATGATGAGTACTTCCAACAAACTGAGGAATCTAGCCGATTTAGGCAGGAGTATGAAATGCGTAGAATGAAACAG GATCAAGGTTTGGATGTGATAGCAGAAGGATTGGATACCTTGAAAAACATGGCGTCTGATATGAATGAG GAACTGGATAGACAAGTTCCTCTGATGGATGAGATTGATACTAAG GTGGACAAAGCATCTTCTGACCTTAAGAATACCAATGTTAGACTTAAAGACACAGTGATGCAG CTTCGTTCCAGTCGAAACTTCTGTATTGATATTGTTTTGTTGATTATAATTTTGGGGATAGCTGCCTATCTCTATAA CGTGCTAAAGAAGTGA